A region from the Pseudomonas cucumis genome encodes:
- the fdxA gene encoding ferredoxin FdxA has product MTFVVTDNCIKCKYTDCVEVCPVDCFYEGPNFLVIHPDECIDCALCEPECPAVAIFSEDEVPAGMENFIQLNMELAEVWPNITERKDPLPDSAEWDGKPNKIEHLER; this is encoded by the coding sequence ATGACCTTCGTCGTCACCGACAACTGCATCAAGTGCAAGTACACCGACTGCGTAGAAGTCTGTCCGGTGGACTGCTTTTACGAAGGCCCGAACTTCCTGGTGATTCACCCGGATGAGTGCATCGACTGCGCACTGTGCGAACCAGAATGCCCTGCCGTGGCCATCTTCTCCGAAGATGAAGTACCGGCCGGCATGGAAAACTTCATTCAGTTGAACATGGAATTGGCCGAGGTATGGCCGAACATCACTGAACGCAAAGATCCATTGCCCGATTCCGCGGAATGGGATGGCAAGCCAAACAAAATCGAACACCTCGAACGCTGA